From the genome of Acidobacteriota bacterium, one region includes:
- a CDS encoding PD-(D/E)XK nuclease family protein: protein MSKQIWLAPILSNNRERLLERASDVLASGPTEGLLYLAASRPLLELAAGRLLDGVRVRGVWGSLPVHLFRGFARFVLATAIEDETGLPLAPRIAIDQEELPLKRSLLSQIVKRLAREGSLKAIAPLAHRDGCINTIATLIGEIQRAARTPAEFNAIIDARARDLYQMSGGASDPSVPTGQTIPLQIDFDRDIGLIYSAYAAALDGYGLTEDDADQLRALAVLRGEVDGKRVSVPWLSDVRLLVLDGFFDFTPVQGEMLRLLVPQVAEVIVNLNRDERNADIFRPFERTIDQLASIAEFEIQQSAEAQPVAAGLSLLSRRLFNSSVTEPTIADEQAAAEASEEVFENSLSISLLDCGDRQTEIRAIAKEIKRLVLLEGYRPSEVAVVVRQRALYEDTIDRVFEEERIPCALSRRIALTEVPSVRAAVKLFELLIELAREGGAPKAGEIADLVKSGYFGLSETELAGLRERFAWDDGRQSTVDGRGWDADELENAIAYVGGELRVDRWVKRARQLTHQPADEKFLAKEPDDEPELEDESVAASDEQPAAVKRRVERAEPVDVPLPGSERRAKPASELHPALIAWSALIVERFAQLLGDARREASPRELRDAMMRLLEQLQFAGQVRGPQHASVSDPELPALTLDLRGLEGLRRAFAAATRSLEMAERVGAEAETESTIKLATLIEEAMRCVRAQSLVTRGPDPDGLKVLEVTDVRGLRFRAVFIAGLVEGGFPLRASRDWLYPHEERERLKQYGLTLEDISPDTLLKEEHYFYQAACRATERLYLSRPLVLEDGSETVLSYYVQELSRAVAPAVIRKEIVRTDFDGRTLFESSRSSELAVSLVRQEERRRYQAQRDGNFPKDVIEPLIEMASDRKYLSESARNRIAIERERGSRRFGEFDGVISSRRLIERLAEQYGADHVFSASELSLYGKCPFKFFAEKVLRLEPRGEAALDLTALDAGSLLHEALRRFFERHRNQRLTELDRAELRRELGEVADEVFDEHQRAVPPLNPKVWSIDRDIRKLLLEQVLDYELTVQGQTRSEDVRPAYFELAFGMQGGAVDPSSTDRRLELKRGSGDGIETVHARGQIDRVDVARDGTAIAYDYKLSRGAGLDDMQEGRALQLHLYLAALEQLLLPESAIGGGGYYTMRGGHTRRNQGLYRAVKHAYTAVGKRTSSTLSDSEWNRVRAEMEARVWEFIDGMRRGDFQVAPSAPEATCPHCDFSAVCRYEKFRIQRKDR from the coding sequence GGCCGACTGAAGGCCTGTTGTATCTGGCCGCTTCGCGCCCGTTGCTGGAGCTGGCCGCCGGTAGATTGCTCGACGGCGTTCGCGTTCGCGGCGTGTGGGGTTCGCTGCCGGTGCACCTGTTTCGAGGTTTCGCCAGGTTCGTGCTCGCGACCGCGATCGAAGACGAAACCGGCTTGCCGCTCGCTCCGCGAATTGCGATCGATCAAGAAGAACTTCCTCTAAAACGCAGCCTGCTCTCCCAGATCGTCAAGCGGTTGGCGCGTGAAGGAAGTCTCAAAGCCATCGCGCCGCTCGCGCATCGCGACGGCTGCATCAACACCATCGCCACTTTGATCGGCGAGATCCAGCGCGCGGCCAGAACTCCAGCCGAGTTCAACGCGATTATCGACGCGCGCGCCCGCGATCTCTACCAGATGAGCGGTGGAGCGAGCGATCCATCCGTCCCAACCGGGCAGACCATTCCGCTTCAGATCGATTTCGATCGGGACATCGGATTGATCTACTCGGCGTATGCGGCGGCGCTCGATGGCTACGGCCTGACTGAAGACGATGCCGATCAGTTGCGCGCGTTGGCAGTTTTGCGGGGAGAAGTCGACGGGAAAAGGGTGAGCGTGCCGTGGCTTTCGGATGTTCGGCTGCTGGTGCTTGATGGCTTCTTTGACTTCACTCCGGTTCAGGGCGAGATGCTCAGGCTGCTGGTTCCGCAGGTAGCCGAGGTGATAGTGAATCTAAATCGTGACGAGCGAAACGCCGATATCTTTCGCCCGTTCGAGCGAACGATTGATCAACTCGCATCCATTGCCGAGTTCGAAATACAGCAGAGCGCGGAAGCTCAGCCGGTTGCGGCCGGGCTGTCGTTGCTGAGCCGGCGATTGTTCAACTCAAGCGTGACCGAACCCACCATCGCCGATGAGCAAGCTGCGGCTGAAGCTTCCGAAGAGGTTTTCGAGAATTCACTCAGCATTAGTTTGCTCGACTGCGGCGACCGGCAGACTGAAATCCGCGCGATAGCGAAAGAGATCAAGCGGCTGGTGTTGCTTGAAGGCTATCGCCCCAGCGAGGTCGCGGTTGTGGTTCGCCAGCGCGCTTTATATGAGGACACGATCGACCGAGTCTTCGAAGAAGAACGAATCCCTTGCGCGCTCAGCCGCCGCATTGCGCTAACCGAAGTGCCGTCGGTGCGGGCGGCAGTGAAACTGTTCGAGCTGCTTATTGAACTCGCGCGCGAAGGCGGCGCCCCAAAGGCCGGCGAAATTGCCGATCTGGTGAAGTCCGGTTACTTCGGTTTATCCGAAACCGAGCTGGCCGGGTTGCGTGAGCGCTTCGCATGGGACGACGGTCGACAGTCGACGGTCGACGGTCGGGGCTGGGACGCGGACGAACTCGAGAACGCGATCGCCTACGTGGGCGGCGAGCTGCGCGTTGACCGGTGGGTGAAACGCGCTCGGCAATTGACCCATCAACCGGCCGACGAAAAGTTTTTGGCAAAGGAGCCCGACGACGAACCGGAGCTGGAGGATGAGAGCGTCGCCGCATCCGATGAACAACCTGCCGCAGTGAAGCGGCGCGTCGAGCGCGCGGAGCCCGTCGATGTCCCGCTACCGGGCTCGGAACGAAGAGCCAAACCGGCGAGTGAGCTTCATCCGGCGTTGATCGCGTGGTCGGCTCTGATCGTCGAGCGGTTTGCCCAGCTTCTGGGTGACGCGCGTCGCGAAGCCAGCCCTCGCGAGCTGCGCGATGCGATGATGCGGTTGCTCGAGCAGCTTCAATTTGCCGGCCAGGTGCGAGGTCCTCAGCACGCGAGTGTCTCGGACCCGGAGCTCCCGGCCTTGACGCTCGATCTGCGCGGACTCGAAGGACTGCGCCGTGCGTTTGCCGCCGCCACACGAAGCCTCGAGATGGCCGAACGCGTTGGCGCCGAAGCCGAGACTGAATCGACGATAAAGCTCGCGACACTTATCGAGGAAGCGATGCGATGCGTGCGGGCACAATCCCTGGTGACGCGCGGCCCCGATCCGGATGGCTTGAAGGTGCTTGAGGTGACCGATGTTCGCGGGCTTCGATTTCGTGCGGTGTTCATCGCCGGACTGGTCGAAGGCGGCTTTCCGCTGCGCGCCTCGCGCGACTGGCTTTACCCGCATGAAGAGCGCGAGCGATTGAAGCAGTACGGTCTGACGCTCGAGGACATCTCGCCCGACACGCTTCTCAAAGAGGAGCACTATTTCTACCAGGCTGCCTGCCGCGCAACCGAACGGCTCTATCTGTCGCGCCCGCTGGTGCTGGAAGATGGCTCGGAGACGGTGCTGTCTTACTACGTTCAAGAGCTTAGCCGCGCGGTCGCGCCGGCTGTAATCAGGAAGGAAATTGTGCGAACTGATTTCGACGGGCGCACTTTGTTCGAGTCGTCCCGGAGTTCCGAGCTGGCCGTGTCGCTGGTGCGGCAGGAAGAGAGGAGGAGGTATCAAGCGCAAAGAGACGGCAACTTTCCCAAAGACGTCATCGAGCCGCTGATCGAAATGGCTTCCGATCGGAAATACTTGAGCGAATCGGCGCGGAACCGAATCGCCATCGAACGCGAGCGAGGCAGCCGCCGGTTCGGAGAGTTCGACGGGGTGATCAGCAGCCGCAGGTTGATTGAGAGACTTGCGGAGCAGTACGGCGCCGATCACGTATTCAGCGCGAGCGAGCTCAGCTTGTACGGTAAGTGCCCGTTCAAGTTTTTCGCCGAGAAGGTGCTGAGGCTGGAGCCGCGCGGTGAAGCGGCGCTCGACCTGACGGCGCTGGATGCGGGAAGCCTTTTGCACGAAGCACTCAGGCGGTTCTTCGAGCGTCATCGAAACCAACGGCTCACGGAGCTTGATCGCGCGGAACTGCGTCGCGAACTTGGCGAAGTGGCCGACGAGGTATTTGACGAACACCAGCGCGCCGTTCCTCCTCTCAATCCAAAGGTGTGGAGCATCGACCGCGACATAAGAAAGCTGTTGCTCGAACAGGTGCTGGATTATGAGCTGACGGTTCAGGGGCAGACTCGATCCGAAGATGTGCGGCCGGCTTACTTCGAGCTTGCGTTCGGTATGCAGGGCGGCGCGGTCGATCCGAGTTCGACCGATCGGCGGCTGGAGCTTAAGCGAGGTTCGGGCGATGGAATTGAAACCGTTCACGCGCGCGGTCAGATCGACAGAGTCGATGTCGCGCGCGACGGGACCGCTATCGCGTACGACTACAAGCTGTCCAGAGGCGCCGGGCTCGACGACATGCAAGAGGGTCGAGCATTGCAGCTTCACCTTTATCTTGCAGCGCTTGAACAACTACTTTTGCCTGAGAGCGCGATCGGCGGCGGCGGGTACTACACGATGAGGGGCGGCCACACCCGGCGCAACCAGGGTTTGTATCGGGCCGTGAAGCATGCCTATACCGCCGTGGGAAAGAGGACGTCTTCGACGTTGTCGGACTCAGAGTGGAACAGGGTTCGCGCTGAGATGGAAGCGCGCGTGTGGGAATTCATCGACGGCATGCGAAGGGGCGACTTTCAAGTTGCGCCGTCGGCTCCCGAGGCTACGTGCCCGCACTGTGATTTTTCGGCGGTCTGCCGCTACGAGAAGTTTCGGATTCAAAGAAAGGACCGATGA